One Drosophila santomea strain STO CAGO 1482 chromosome X, Prin_Dsan_1.1, whole genome shotgun sequence DNA segment encodes these proteins:
- the LOC120456345 gene encoding glutathione S-transferase theta-1 isoform X1, whose product MSVSFLASLLGLSNDEDQLQLAFDEVQNRKVPSRQPTNLRMSAPIRYYYDLMSQPSRALFIIFRLSNMPFEDCVVALRNGEHLTEDFKKEINRFQRVPCIHDNGYKLAESVAILRYLSAKGKIPEHLYPKYFVDQSRVDEFLEWQHMSLRLTCAMYFRTVWLEPLLTGRTPTEAKIETFRMHMERNLDVVEEVWLEGKDFLTGSHLTVADIFAACEIEQTRMADYDVRIKYPKIRAWLKRVRQSCNPYYDVAHEFVYKISGTGPQAKL is encoded by the exons ATGTCGGTGTCGTTTTTGGCCAGTTTACTGGGACTCAGCAATGACGAGGATCAGCTGCAGTTGGCCTTTGATGAGGTACAAAATCGCAAAG TTCCCTCCAGACAGCCAACGAACCTGAGGATGTCCGCTCCCATTCGCTACTACTATGACCTGATGTCACAGCCCTCGAGGGCGTTGTTCATTATCTTCCGGCTAAGCAACATGCCCTTCGAAGACTGCGTGGTGGCCCTGCGCAATG GCGAGCACTTGACCGAAGACTTCAAGAAGGAGATTAACCGCTTCCAGCGCGTGCCCTGCATCCACGACAATGGCTACAAGCTGGCGGAGAGTGTGGCCATCCTGCGCTATCTGAGCGCCAAGGGCAAGATACCGGAGCACCTGTACCCAAAGTACTTCGTTGACCAGAGCCGCGTGGACGAGTTCCTCGAGTGGCAGCACATGTCCCTGCGGCTCACCTGCGCCATGTACTTTCGCACCGTGTGGCTGGAGCCGCTTCTGACCGGACGCACTCCCACCGAGGCCAAAATCGAGACGTTCCGCATGCACATGGAGCGCAACCTCGACGTGGTGGAAGAGGTCTGGCTGGAGGGCAAGGACTTCCTCACAGGATCCCACCTCACCGTGGCAGACATCTTTGCAGCCTGTGAAATTGAACAGACAC GTATGGCCGACTACGATGTCAGGATCAAGTACCCCAAAATCAGGGCGTGGCTGAAGAGAGTGCGCCAGAGCTGCAATCCTTACTACGATGTGGCCCACGAGTTCGTTTACAAGATCTCTGGCACGGGTCCACAGGCCAAGCTATAA
- the LOC120456345 gene encoding glutathione S-transferase theta-1 isoform X2: MSAPIRYYYDLMSQPSRALFIIFRLSNMPFEDCVVALRNGEHLTEDFKKEINRFQRVPCIHDNGYKLAESVAILRYLSAKGKIPEHLYPKYFVDQSRVDEFLEWQHMSLRLTCAMYFRTVWLEPLLTGRTPTEAKIETFRMHMERNLDVVEEVWLEGKDFLTGSHLTVADIFAACEIEQTRMADYDVRIKYPKIRAWLKRVRQSCNPYYDVAHEFVYKISGTGPQAKL, encoded by the exons ATGTCCGCTCCCATTCGCTACTACTATGACCTGATGTCACAGCCCTCGAGGGCGTTGTTCATTATCTTCCGGCTAAGCAACATGCCCTTCGAAGACTGCGTGGTGGCCCTGCGCAATG GCGAGCACTTGACCGAAGACTTCAAGAAGGAGATTAACCGCTTCCAGCGCGTGCCCTGCATCCACGACAATGGCTACAAGCTGGCGGAGAGTGTGGCCATCCTGCGCTATCTGAGCGCCAAGGGCAAGATACCGGAGCACCTGTACCCAAAGTACTTCGTTGACCAGAGCCGCGTGGACGAGTTCCTCGAGTGGCAGCACATGTCCCTGCGGCTCACCTGCGCCATGTACTTTCGCACCGTGTGGCTGGAGCCGCTTCTGACCGGACGCACTCCCACCGAGGCCAAAATCGAGACGTTCCGCATGCACATGGAGCGCAACCTCGACGTGGTGGAAGAGGTCTGGCTGGAGGGCAAGGACTTCCTCACAGGATCCCACCTCACCGTGGCAGACATCTTTGCAGCCTGTGAAATTGAACAGACAC GTATGGCCGACTACGATGTCAGGATCAAGTACCCCAAAATCAGGGCGTGGCTGAAGAGAGTGCGCCAGAGCTGCAATCCTTACTACGATGTGGCCCACGAGTTCGTTTACAAGATCTCTGGCACGGGTCCACAGGCCAAGCTATAA